The following proteins are co-located in the Leptospira weilii genome:
- a CDS encoding formylglycine-generating enzyme family protein, with amino-acid sequence MKSKIRNILLLATISTACLECTYKLFADSPPCGGKEIAGMKCIAAGEFIRGSNTYDADERPEEKVYVSDFYMDIYEVTNEEFDKCKNAGKCRECLKTGKCNYIGPRYGKPYLSPKQPAVGISWYTAKEFCEWAGKRLPTEAEWEKAARGPDGNLYPWGNELATCEKAIIAVGDIKGCVAKKTEKPHLMPTADVGTKAPGVYGLYDMAGNSWEWTADWYSPSFKACGDACRGKDPKGPCGGKESCPGHSKKVLKSGSWWWPANYARGSKRRAHIPENFPEYHHFGFRCAKDANN; translated from the coding sequence ATGAAATCGAAAATCCGAAATATCCTTCTGCTCGCAACGATTTCGACCGCCTGTTTGGAATGTACGTACAAATTGTTTGCGGACTCCCCTCCCTGCGGCGGAAAAGAAATCGCCGGAATGAAATGTATCGCTGCCGGAGAATTCATCCGAGGAAGCAACACGTACGACGCGGACGAGAGGCCGGAGGAGAAAGTTTATGTGAGTGACTTTTATATGGATATATACGAAGTCACGAACGAAGAATTTGACAAATGCAAAAACGCGGGCAAATGCCGAGAATGCCTAAAGACGGGTAAATGTAATTACATCGGACCACGTTATGGTAAACCCTACTTAAGTCCCAAACAACCCGCGGTAGGAATCAGTTGGTATACGGCAAAAGAATTCTGCGAATGGGCAGGCAAAAGACTTCCAACTGAAGCGGAATGGGAAAAAGCGGCCAGAGGGCCCGATGGAAATTTATATCCTTGGGGAAACGAACTCGCAACCTGCGAAAAAGCGATTATCGCAGTGGGAGATATCAAAGGATGCGTCGCTAAAAAAACGGAGAAACCACATCTTATGCCGACAGCCGACGTCGGAACAAAAGCCCCCGGGGTTTACGGTTTGTACGATATGGCCGGAAATTCATGGGAATGGACTGCGGATTGGTATTCCCCTTCTTTTAAAGCCTGCGGGGATGCGTGTAGAGGAAAGGACCCCAAAGGTCCTTGCGGTGGAAAAGAATCCTGTCCGGGTCACTCAAAGAAAGTTTTAAAAAGCGGTTCTTGGTGGTGGCCGGCAAATTATGCGAGGGGCTCCAAAAGGAGAGCCCACATTCCGGAGAACTTTCCGGAATACCATCATTTCGGCTTTCGTTGCGCTAAGGACGCAAACAATTAA
- a CDS encoding LIC_10091 family lipoprotein, with amino-acid sequence MINNFKLEIYFILMLSAFCFSFCSGSKKTEENQNRHLSEQDLVSKLGIFKETPQEILVPTKWDVGDTTVSNEDRLDLLIPHVQNIGNAYVGVGSEQNLTIAAWAKSDFIYLMDFTQIVVHANTITIFFLKKGEKKEDFIHLWSKEGEKEALELIQTSFPDPEVYKKVYKQASPFIRKRHRTNLMLAKKYNYKMFQTDEEQYSYIRKLAIDGRIFPVRGNLLGNITLTGIGNTLKKVGHKIGVIYFSNAEEYFSYPQEFKNSILNLPIEENSLVVRTISVRKDLFPWSPGSEISTDRGFHYCVQKISNFQKWLTSNKPGLRSLQVMVEGGTVDRKNGITVVDKEPVVTPTPTLTTTPSNQLKTNQLTQ; translated from the coding sequence ATGATCAATAATTTTAAATTAGAAATTTATTTTATTCTTATGCTCTCAGCGTTTTGTTTTTCGTTTTGCTCAGGATCTAAGAAAACCGAAGAGAACCAAAATCGCCATTTAAGCGAACAAGATCTCGTTTCCAAACTCGGGATTTTTAAGGAGACTCCTCAAGAAATCCTCGTTCCTACAAAATGGGACGTGGGCGATACTACAGTTTCCAACGAAGATCGCTTGGATCTTCTCATTCCTCACGTTCAAAACATAGGAAACGCTTATGTTGGAGTCGGATCGGAACAAAATCTCACGATCGCGGCTTGGGCGAAATCGGATTTTATTTATCTTATGGACTTTACCCAGATAGTCGTTCACGCAAATACGATCACGATTTTTTTCCTTAAAAAAGGAGAAAAGAAGGAGGATTTTATCCACCTTTGGAGTAAAGAAGGCGAAAAGGAAGCTCTTGAGCTAATCCAGACCTCTTTCCCCGATCCGGAAGTCTACAAAAAAGTTTATAAACAAGCTTCTCCGTTTATTCGCAAACGTCATAGAACCAACTTGATGCTGGCCAAAAAATATAACTACAAGATGTTCCAAACCGACGAAGAACAATACTCTTACATCCGCAAATTGGCGATCGATGGAAGAATTTTCCCGGTTCGCGGAAATCTTCTCGGAAATATTACGTTAACCGGAATTGGAAACACTTTGAAAAAAGTAGGTCATAAAATCGGAGTTATTTATTTTAGCAACGCAGAAGAATATTTCTCTTATCCTCAAGAATTTAAGAATTCCATTCTCAATCTTCCGATCGAAGAAAATTCTCTTGTTGTGAGAACGATTTCCGTACGCAAAGATTTGTTCCCTTGGTCTCCCGGTTCCGAAATTTCCACGGACAGGGGATTCCACTACTGTGTTCAAAAAATTTCTAATTTTCAAAAATGGTTAACGAGTAACAAACCCGGGCTTCGCTCTTTACAAGTTATGGTAGAAGGCGGGACCGTCGACAGGAAGAACGGAATCACAGTCGTAGACAAGGAACCGGTCGTAACTCCTACACCGACCTTAACGACCACCCCATCAAACCAATTAAAAACCAATCAACTTACTCAATAA
- a CDS encoding IS3 family transposase (programmed frameshift) codes for MKKRFSEDQIHKILKESESGASTSDVCRKYGISGNTFYRWRSKYGGLELSDLKRMKTLEEENSKLKKLYAELALENEAIKDVTRKKVVSREQKREAVMLIKTKLGERKSCRLLQISRTVFRYRCGLQDKNKELKDRIRSLAYKHRRAGYRQIHSFIRQGEHVNHKRIYRLYSELGLKYRIKRKRKRLSLPTVPKIVPKKSEERWSMDFMSDSLYSGRRFRILNIIDDFGRFAVVTKAEFSITSERLVRILNEVSEVRSLPKQIVVDNGPEFTSKTFLRWAFEKRVDIHFITPGKPTENAFIESFNGKMRNECLNENWFKDIEEARRLIEEWRIFYNSERPHSSLGGLTPEEYLRRSA; via the exons ATGAAGAAACGTTTCAGTGAAGATCAAATTCACAAGATATTGAAGGAATCGGAATCAGGGGCATCGACCTCTGATGTTTGTCGTAAGTATGGAATCAGCGGAAATACTTTTTACCGTTGGCGTTCGAAATACGGAGGTTTAGAACTGAGCGATCTGAAGCGAATGAAGACTTTAGAGGAAGAGAACAGTAAGCTAAAGAAACTATATGCAGAATTAGCTTTAGAAAATGAAGCGATCA AAGATGTTACTCGAAAAAAAGTGGTGAGCCGCGAGCAGAAACGAGAGGCAGTTATGTTGATCAAAACGAAACTTGGAGAACGAAAATCCTGTCGTCTCTTGCAAATTTCCAGAACCGTCTTTCGGTATCGTTGCGGACTTCAAGACAAAAACAAGGAATTAAAGGATCGAATTCGTTCTTTAGCGTATAAACATAGAAGAGCGGGATATAGGCAGATCCATTCTTTCATTCGTCAAGGAGAGCATGTAAATCATAAACGAATCTATCGCCTGTATTCCGAATTGGGCTTAAAATACCGAATCAAGCGAAAACGAAAGAGGCTGTCATTGCCTACTGTTCCAAAGATTGTTCCTAAGAAATCGGAGGAAAGATGGTCAATGGATTTCATGTCGGATTCGCTCTATTCGGGAAGAAGATTCAGAATTTTGAATATTATCGATGACTTCGGTCGATTCGCAGTCGTAACGAAGGCGGAATTCTCAATTACTTCAGAAAGATTAGTAAGGATTTTGAATGAAGTATCCGAAGTCCGTAGTCTACCAAAACAAATTGTTGTGGATAATGGTCCCGAATTCACATCAAAAACATTTTTACGATGGGCTTTCGAAAAAAGAGTCGATATTCATTTTATCACACCGGGCAAGCCTACTGAAAATGCCTTCATCGAGAGCTTTAACGGAAAAATGCGAAACGAATGTTTAAATGAAAATTGGTTTAAAGATATCGAAGAAGCCCGGCGCCTCATCGAAGAGTGGAGAATCTTCTACAATTCAGAAAGGCCACATAGCTCACTCGGGGGATTAACTCCGGAGGAATATTTAAGACGCTCTGCTTAA
- a CDS encoding NAD(P)-binding protein, producing MKNKKEKVIILGGGLSSLVTAYEITSKPDWQEKYDITIYQLGWRLGGKGASGRNQDFSNRIEEHGLHIWFGFYDHAFQLIRKCYQELGRPLTDPLATWEEAFKPANFFVLEEQINGSYQPWPMRFPMNNQIPGDTTELPDPSVYPSMILNYVNEYYISHRKSIFQENEQIDDQNIWKLISEWIEDKERADLDTIEKVILVLKNISDKLNDDFARDRFLKILDLFIDNLWEKVEKKIESNTEVRRFWILTDFSLTNIKGMIKDNLLEKGFESIDDFDYREWLRRHGANELTINSAIVQAIYGLVFGGKEQYTFAAGTALKGALRMVFTYKGAVAYRMQAGMGDAIFAPLYEILKRRGVHIKFFHRVRELIPGKLNGQSLIQTVKIGKQVNLNKDEYDPLINVKGLACWPSEPLYDQIVEGEILKKYHICLEDYWSTWQDKEEIILEYGNDFDRIVFGISIGAIPFVCPKILEESSKWKQMTESITTCLTDAFQLWMYPDIAGLGWKYWKNEPPVLGSYVEPFDTWCDMSHLINRESWPDSLSPNHIAYFCGPSPVGITPKDPLVDPDIPTQMKKLKERIVKFLEQDVRVLWPTSTIPGKTSGFNWDFLLDANKTEKGPQRIESQYVRLNIQPTERYVLSVKGSTKYRLSAGDNGYSNLVITGDWIQNSVLNAGCVESTVVSGIEAARCFS from the coding sequence ATGAAGAACAAAAAAGAAAAAGTAATCATACTCGGAGGCGGTTTGAGTTCTCTCGTTACTGCATACGAAATCACTTCTAAACCCGATTGGCAGGAGAAATACGACATTACGATTTATCAATTAGGTTGGAGACTCGGCGGAAAAGGCGCAAGCGGTAGAAATCAGGACTTCTCCAATCGAATTGAAGAACACGGATTGCACATCTGGTTCGGATTTTACGATCACGCTTTTCAACTCATCAGAAAATGTTATCAAGAACTCGGAAGACCTCTCACCGATCCTTTGGCCACCTGGGAAGAAGCGTTTAAACCGGCGAACTTTTTCGTATTGGAGGAACAGATAAATGGAAGTTACCAGCCTTGGCCGATGCGATTTCCGATGAACAATCAAATCCCCGGAGATACAACCGAGCTTCCGGATCCTTCGGTTTATCCTTCGATGATTCTAAATTACGTGAACGAATATTATATAAGTCATCGAAAATCTATTTTTCAGGAAAACGAGCAAATTGACGATCAAAACATCTGGAAACTAATCTCGGAATGGATAGAAGACAAGGAAAGAGCCGACTTGGACACGATCGAGAAAGTCATTCTCGTTCTAAAAAATATTTCGGATAAACTAAACGATGATTTTGCTCGCGATCGATTTCTAAAAATCTTAGACCTATTCATTGATAATCTTTGGGAAAAAGTAGAGAAAAAGATCGAATCGAACACCGAGGTGAGAAGATTCTGGATCTTAACCGATTTCAGTCTCACCAATATCAAAGGAATGATCAAAGATAACCTTTTAGAAAAAGGTTTCGAAAGCATAGACGACTTCGATTATAGGGAATGGCTTAGACGTCACGGAGCAAACGAACTCACGATCAACTCCGCGATCGTACAAGCGATCTACGGTCTCGTATTCGGAGGAAAAGAGCAATACACTTTCGCCGCCGGAACGGCTCTTAAAGGAGCCTTAAGAATGGTCTTCACTTACAAAGGTGCGGTCGCTTATAGAATGCAAGCGGGAATGGGAGACGCAATTTTCGCCCCTCTGTATGAAATCCTGAAAAGGCGCGGAGTTCATATTAAATTCTTTCATCGAGTGAGGGAACTGATCCCCGGAAAATTAAACGGACAATCCTTGATTCAAACCGTAAAAATCGGCAAACAAGTGAACCTAAATAAGGATGAGTACGATCCTTTGATAAACGTAAAAGGACTTGCGTGTTGGCCGAGCGAACCTCTCTACGACCAGATCGTGGAAGGAGAAATATTAAAAAAATATCATATATGCTTGGAAGATTATTGGTCCACATGGCAGGATAAGGAAGAGATCATTCTCGAATACGGAAATGATTTCGATCGAATCGTATTCGGAATTTCCATTGGCGCAATTCCTTTCGTATGTCCGAAGATTTTAGAGGAAAGCTCAAAATGGAAACAAATGACGGAATCGATCACAACTTGTCTAACGGATGCGTTTCAACTTTGGATGTATCCCGATATCGCAGGTCTGGGATGGAAGTATTGGAAGAACGAACCTCCGGTGTTAGGATCTTACGTGGAGCCTTTCGACACTTGGTGTGACATGAGCCACCTCATCAATAGAGAGTCTTGGCCAGATTCTCTCTCGCCAAATCATATCGCCTATTTTTGCGGCCCTTCTCCCGTCGGAATAACGCCTAAGGATCCTTTGGTTGATCCGGATATACCGACTCAGATGAAAAAGTTAAAGGAAAGGATTGTGAAATTTCTAGAGCAAGACGTGCGCGTTCTTTGGCCGACTTCTACTATTCCTGGAAAAACTTCAGGGTTCAATTGGGATTTTCTATTGGATGCAAACAAAACGGAAAAAGGACCTCAAAGAATCGAATCCCAATATGTCCGTTTAAATATTCAACCCACCGAAAGATACGTTTTATCGGTAAAAGGTTCGACGAAATACAGGCTTTCGGCGGGAGATAACGGATACTCCAATCTTGTAATTACCGGAGATTGGATTCAAAATTCGGTGTTAAACGCAGGATGCGTGGAAAGTACAGTCGTAAGCGGTATCGAAGCGGCTCGGTGTTTTTCTTGA
- a CDS encoding trifunctional serine/threonine-protein kinase/ATP-binding protein/SpoIIE family protein phosphatase, translated as MEFQLHGFKTFGFFSVDHQFLIYKSLDQRSGKRVLLKLLRQKKPTIKNIQKIYHDFRISNFVKGPRVQNSLELIRHEDVPILVIEDCNSVPLSRLFPNGVNSIEKFFEIAMGISLALKEIHEKKILHQALRPDNIWVQTKTGIVKITDFSSATFSDKETSISITPDLPVEILSYISPELTGKLSRILNLRTDFYSLGVIFYQMITGILPFTSKNGNEILHAHLARKPIPVHIIRKELPIAISLVISKLLKKDPDKRYASIDGLIYDLKLCLQDFQKKEIGSTFIPGSKDIPELTFDSSILHGRDKEKAVLESSFNKVLRGDTELVFITGDSGSGKSALAKFFLKSISERGGIIIQGKFDQYERSIPFGGLIHSFRELVPTLLSKQEKEIGKLKKLITQHIGDNGKILLDQLPELEFILGPQPELSELPPDENRNRFYYTFHNFIRALSEMSRPLVLYMDDLQWADPASLNLIETFFIHSKIKNFLCILSFRPEAVESPNPFSEILKSIETNKIQKTLITIESLGKKSIYHLIQDLVPSSEEQTRSVTSILHKKTLGNPLAVIQLLRTCKKTNILSYEFESQLWNWDLEKVDSLSAADNVVDFLCDRIKELTPEIRELLGICSCLGEQFTLEFISKLSFFDILKLNQILWEAVKEGLLIPFHNQNQSIFEKSLSSERTFGFSHDRVRQAAYSLLEESKRKEFHKQAGVTLLAIHGPQPKNRILFEITNHLNQALDQIEEETLRNNLITLNYKTGLQAKSLGSYESSLQYLNSALNSLNQEVCIKDLEFYSNVVLETAETEYLLNNYERAVSLLGLLENLSISNLQYIRANMIRVRLYSKMNKVEKAVSAGLCAMKRCKIHIPHSRFKINLALLKELLLSLILSKGKSDFELVHLKENSEPEYQALIDLFADLGPSAFTYNQNLFALLVLKIFNTSLTKGVSRSSPIAYSGYGMIANQMLKDLNQGIRYFKIAMDLNKKIPFDLVKWKVQYVYSAYLCHWKKHIAPDIKLLDEVHKGALRNGDILYAGFSLQAKIQKEIFASYPIEELLMHADFAERYFKTAKDNFAFMIAKSSHQLLKALAGKTSSPDSLNDSEFQMENFERKIIQDKNHTALFYYYHDLTKLHYFSGQFSKALFYGQKGEDLIQNAFGLVPFAEFWFYYGLTILATFEELPFFKRIIYSKKLNLIFSYFTKWSKNCPENFMGLLELLHAERERARRKISEATTSYEKAIKLFQEAGFVSFQALSSEIAARFHYKIGNFSLGNHYIQLAINFYSEWGASAKVADLKNRFAKRFNLTFSHETTQKKPNNQNTNLDQEIILKTYNVLSEGIVLDNLLKKLIQIAIETAGATRAIYFHLYNKNLTVYLTGQSGETEIIVENFPKIDETQYPISYLNYVFRTHRIISTRELDSSLIKDFTDQYIKEKKPQSMICIPLLHAGELKGILYLENQLVKGVFTENNIQTLKLIAGQAAILIENANLYAELETKVAKRTAELNNTINLLQKDLLYAQKIQDRILPKPEATLGKIYILTKYVPMAQVGGDIYDYAEISPGKVRIFLADATGHGVQAALVTMLIKSEYESLKYLDLPPGEIISELNQEIIAKYKTLKSFFSCLVADVDVEQGILSYSAAGHPDQFYLSGNTITKLSRNGPIIGILENIKYNSQFLEISKGNKLFFFSDGMTEEFNPFQEEFGDRRLSESILTQASKPVSEIVQSVFADLQSFLSGQKIQDDITFLSVEIL; from the coding sequence ATGGAATTCCAGCTCCACGGTTTTAAGACGTTCGGATTCTTCTCCGTAGATCATCAATTTCTAATATATAAATCTCTGGATCAAAGATCGGGGAAACGCGTTCTTCTCAAACTCCTTCGTCAAAAAAAACCGACTATTAAAAACATTCAAAAAATCTATCACGATTTTAGAATTTCCAATTTTGTCAAAGGACCGAGAGTTCAGAATTCCCTGGAATTAATACGACATGAAGACGTTCCAATTCTCGTAATCGAAGACTGTAATTCCGTTCCTCTTTCGAGATTGTTTCCTAACGGCGTGAATTCTATTGAGAAATTTTTTGAGATTGCCATGGGTATCTCTTTAGCGCTCAAAGAAATTCACGAAAAAAAAATTCTCCACCAAGCACTCCGTCCCGACAACATTTGGGTTCAAACGAAAACGGGGATCGTTAAAATCACGGATTTTTCATCCGCAACTTTTTCGGATAAAGAAACCTCAATTTCTATTACGCCGGATTTACCCGTCGAAATTCTCTCCTACATCTCCCCGGAACTAACCGGAAAACTCTCTCGTATCCTGAATCTTCGCACGGACTTTTATTCTTTGGGAGTCATTTTCTATCAGATGATTACTGGAATTCTTCCGTTTACTTCCAAAAACGGAAACGAAATTTTACACGCCCATCTCGCAAGAAAACCGATTCCCGTACACATAATTCGGAAAGAACTGCCTATTGCGATTTCACTCGTTATTTCGAAATTACTTAAAAAAGATCCGGATAAACGTTATGCATCTATTGATGGGTTGATATATGACTTAAAACTCTGTCTTCAAGATTTTCAAAAAAAAGAAATCGGTTCAACGTTCATTCCCGGCTCCAAAGACATCCCGGAACTAACATTCGATTCTTCCATTCTTCACGGAAGAGATAAGGAGAAAGCCGTTTTAGAATCCTCTTTTAATAAAGTACTTCGGGGAGATACGGAGCTTGTTTTCATCACGGGTGATTCTGGTTCCGGGAAATCGGCACTTGCAAAATTTTTTTTAAAAAGTATCTCCGAAAGAGGCGGAATTATCATTCAAGGTAAGTTCGATCAGTATGAAAGATCGATTCCGTTCGGCGGACTCATTCATTCCTTCAGGGAGCTAGTTCCGACTTTACTTTCCAAACAGGAAAAAGAAATCGGGAAATTAAAAAAACTGATCACCCAACACATAGGAGACAACGGAAAAATACTTCTGGATCAGCTTCCCGAATTGGAGTTTATTTTAGGTCCCCAACCGGAATTGTCCGAATTGCCTCCAGATGAGAATCGAAACCGTTTCTACTATACTTTCCATAACTTTATCAGAGCCCTTTCCGAAATGAGCAGACCGCTCGTTCTTTATATGGACGACCTACAATGGGCCGATCCGGCAAGCCTTAATCTCATAGAGACTTTTTTTATTCATTCGAAAATTAAGAATTTCTTATGTATTCTCTCATTTAGACCAGAGGCCGTCGAATCTCCAAATCCATTTTCCGAAATCCTAAAATCCATCGAAACGAATAAGATTCAAAAAACTCTGATCACAATCGAATCGCTCGGCAAAAAAAGTATCTACCACCTTATTCAGGATTTGGTTCCCAGCTCGGAAGAACAAACTCGGTCCGTAACCTCCATCCTTCATAAGAAAACATTGGGCAATCCTTTAGCGGTCATTCAGCTCCTTAGAACCTGTAAAAAAACGAATATTCTCTCTTACGAATTCGAATCTCAACTTTGGAACTGGGATCTCGAAAAGGTCGATAGTCTATCCGCTGCGGATAATGTTGTCGATTTTCTTTGCGATAGAATTAAGGAGCTTACTCCGGAGATTCGGGAACTGCTAGGAATCTGTTCTTGCCTGGGAGAACAATTCACTTTAGAATTCATTTCAAAATTAAGTTTTTTTGATATTCTAAAACTTAATCAAATTCTTTGGGAAGCCGTAAAAGAAGGGCTTTTAATACCCTTCCATAACCAGAATCAGTCTATTTTCGAAAAAAGCCTTTCTTCGGAACGAACCTTCGGTTTTTCGCACGACAGAGTTCGACAAGCGGCTTACAGCCTTTTGGAGGAATCGAAACGGAAAGAATTTCATAAACAAGCGGGGGTAACCCTACTCGCCATTCACGGTCCGCAACCTAAAAATAGAATCCTCTTTGAAATCACAAATCATCTTAATCAGGCTCTTGATCAGATCGAAGAAGAAACTCTTCGTAATAATCTTATAACCCTAAACTACAAAACCGGTCTTCAAGCCAAAAGCTTAGGTTCTTACGAAAGCTCCCTTCAATATCTGAACTCCGCATTGAATTCCTTAAATCAGGAAGTTTGCATCAAAGATTTGGAATTTTATTCCAATGTGGTTTTGGAAACCGCAGAAACGGAATACCTCCTGAACAATTACGAAAGGGCAGTATCGCTTTTAGGATTATTAGAAAATTTAAGCATTTCGAATTTACAGTACATCCGCGCCAATATGATACGTGTTCGGCTCTATTCTAAAATGAACAAGGTCGAAAAAGCCGTTTCAGCAGGTTTATGCGCGATGAAACGTTGCAAGATTCACATTCCTCACTCTCGATTTAAAATTAATTTGGCGCTTTTGAAGGAATTACTTCTCTCTTTGATTTTATCCAAGGGAAAATCGGATTTCGAACTCGTTCACCTAAAGGAAAATTCGGAACCGGAATACCAAGCCCTGATCGACCTTTTTGCAGATCTTGGCCCTTCCGCATTCACGTACAATCAAAATCTCTTTGCGCTCTTAGTATTAAAGATATTTAATACTTCTTTAACGAAAGGAGTTTCCAGAAGTAGCCCGATTGCGTACAGCGGATACGGAATGATCGCGAACCAAATGTTAAAAGATCTGAATCAAGGAATACGTTATTTCAAGATTGCGATGGATTTAAACAAAAAGATTCCCTTCGACCTTGTAAAATGGAAAGTACAGTACGTTTATTCAGCTTATCTTTGTCATTGGAAGAAACATATCGCTCCCGACATAAAGCTGTTAGACGAAGTTCACAAAGGAGCCTTACGAAACGGAGATATTCTTTATGCGGGATTTAGCCTTCAGGCAAAGATCCAGAAAGAAATCTTCGCTTCCTACCCGATAGAGGAACTTTTAATGCACGCAGATTTCGCGGAGAGATACTTTAAAACCGCAAAAGACAATTTCGCGTTTATGATTGCAAAAAGTTCCCATCAGTTGCTCAAAGCTCTCGCCGGAAAAACTTCGTCCCCTGATTCCTTAAACGATTCGGAATTTCAAATGGAAAATTTCGAAAGAAAGATCATACAAGATAAGAATCATACCGCACTTTTCTACTACTATCACGATCTTACCAAACTTCATTATTTTTCGGGACAATTTTCAAAAGCTCTCTTTTACGGCCAAAAAGGCGAAGATCTAATCCAGAATGCGTTCGGTTTAGTTCCTTTTGCCGAATTTTGGTTTTATTACGGACTCACCATTTTGGCAACTTTCGAAGAACTTCCTTTTTTTAAGAGGATTATATATTCAAAAAAACTAAATCTTATATTCTCTTATTTTACTAAGTGGAGTAAAAATTGTCCTGAAAATTTCATGGGACTTCTCGAACTTTTACACGCGGAAAGAGAAAGAGCGCGAAGAAAAATCTCCGAAGCGACCACAAGCTACGAAAAAGCGATCAAACTTTTTCAAGAAGCCGGTTTTGTTTCGTTTCAAGCCCTATCCAGCGAAATCGCAGCAAGATTTCATTACAAAATCGGAAACTTTTCCTTAGGAAACCATTACATACAACTTGCCATCAATTTTTATTCCGAATGGGGAGCTTCCGCCAAGGTCGCCGATCTTAAAAATCGTTTTGCAAAACGGTTCAATCTGACTTTTTCCCATGAAACGACTCAAAAAAAGCCTAACAACCAAAATACGAATTTGGATCAGGAAATTATATTAAAAACATATAATGTTCTTTCTGAAGGGATTGTCTTAGATAACCTTTTGAAAAAATTAATTCAAATCGCCATAGAGACCGCAGGTGCGACAAGAGCCATTTATTTTCATTTATACAACAAAAATCTAACGGTCTATCTTACGGGACAAAGTGGCGAAACGGAAATTATAGTGGAAAATTTTCCGAAAATCGACGAAACTCAATATCCGATTTCATACCTTAATTACGTTTTTAGAACGCATAGGATAATTTCCACTCGCGAATTGGATTCCTCTTTGATCAAAGATTTCACCGATCAGTACATCAAAGAAAAAAAACCTCAATCTATGATTTGTATTCCTCTGCTACACGCGGGAGAACTCAAAGGGATTCTCTACCTCGAAAATCAATTAGTCAAAGGGGTGTTCACTGAAAACAATATTCAAACCCTAAAGCTGATCGCCGGACAAGCGGCAATTCTAATCGAAAACGCAAACCTTTACGCGGAACTCGAAACAAAAGTTGCGAAAAGAACAGCAGAGCTCAATAATACGATCAATCTGCTTCAAAAAGACCTACTTTACGCGCAAAAGATTCAAGACAGAATTCTGCCCAAACCGGAAGCTACGTTAGGCAAGATATATATTCTCACGAAATACGTCCCCATGGCCCAAGTCGGAGGCGATATCTACGACTACGCGGAAATTTCCCCCGGTAAGGTGAGAATCTTTTTAGCGGACGCTACCGGCCATGGAGTACAAGCTGCGTTAGTCACCATGCTGATTAAATCAGAATATGAAAGTTTGAAATATCTAGACTTGCCTCCGGGTGAAATAATTTCCGAACTCAACCAGGAAATCATCGCGAAATACAAAACCCTCAAATCCTTTTTCAGTTGCCTCGTCGCCGACGTGGACGTCGAACAAGGAATACTTTCCTACTCCGCAGCGGGTCATCCGGATCAATTCTATCTTTCCGGAAACACGATCACAAAACTGTCCAGAAACGGACCGATCATAGGTATTCTTGAAAATATAAAATATAATTCTCAGTTTTTAGAGATATCAAAAGGGAATAAATTATTTTTCTTTTCAGACGGAATGACAGAGGAATTCAATCCATTCCAAGAAGAGTTCGGAGATCGCAGGCTTTCAGAATCCATACTCACACAGGCTTCCAAGCCCGTTTCAGAAATCGTACAATCCGTATTCGCAGATCTTCAATCCTTTCTTTCGGGTCAAAAAATCCAAGACGATATCACATTCTTATCCGTGGAGATATTATAG
- a CDS encoding flagellar basal body rod protein, translated as MKDDLNEDRRVGQIKIFTFQNPEALSFDKGCNCFTSSLSNKEYSESNLSLNNDKIMLQGFLELSNVMIVQEQVNYLELIRFYNLIYDTITRLDPSFSGVYKTHIYDPKYVDSLNVNIK; from the coding sequence GTGAAAGACGATCTGAATGAGGATAGAAGGGTCGGTCAAATAAAGATTTTTACTTTTCAAAACCCTGAAGCACTTTCCTTTGATAAGGGCTGTAATTGTTTTACTTCATCTCTCTCTAATAAAGAATATTCTGAAAGTAATCTATCCTTGAATAACGACAAGATTATGTTACAAGGATTTCTTGAGTTGAGTAATGTAATGATAGTGCAAGAACAAGTTAATTACTTAGAACTTATTCGTTTCTATAATCTCATTTATGATACGATTACGCGCTTAGATCCGAGTTTCTCAGGAGTTTACAAAACTCATATTTACGATCCAAAATATGTTGATTCTCTTAATGTCAATATCAAATAA
- a CDS encoding AbrB family transcriptional regulator, which yields MIKKLIQHGNSSALIIEKPILKLLHITSDTSLDIGTDGKSLIITPIDRKLETSLGKINKKHGKTLKRLAE from the coding sequence ATGATTAAAAAACTAATTCAACACGGTAATAGCTCTGCATTAATTATAGAAAAGCCAATTCTTAAACTTTTACACATTACTTCCGATACTTCATTGGATATTGGTACTGATGGTAAAAGTTTAATCATCACGCCAATTGATAGAAAATTAGAAACAAGTCTTGGAAAAATAAATAAGAAACACGGTAAGACGCTTAAGCGACTCGCTGAATGA